From a region of the Puniceicoccus vermicola genome:
- a CDS encoding DUF1439 domain-containing protein yields the protein MGKKLTIALVILIVLGIASFIFLKTKGITVSITQPMIDKALETAFPKSDTYLTVVEVTYSNPVVKLLESSNRIEIGMDAKVGLGGGLLGKSYSGSVQLSSGLRYDSETLQFFLNEPTVDKIDIPGVPSNLSDQVVQAVTKASQQFLQDIPVYKLNTEDFKIALAAAVLKGFEIRDQEIQVTLGL from the coding sequence ATGGGTAAAAAGCTGACTATCGCTCTCGTTATTCTTATCGTCCTAGGCATCGCCTCCTTCATCTTCCTGAAGACGAAGGGAATCACCGTCTCGATCACCCAACCAATGATCGATAAAGCGTTGGAAACGGCTTTCCCCAAGAGCGATACCTATCTCACTGTTGTCGAGGTGACTTACTCGAATCCAGTGGTTAAGCTCCTGGAGTCCTCCAATCGGATTGAGATTGGGATGGACGCCAAAGTCGGACTCGGCGGAGGCCTTTTGGGCAAGTCCTACTCCGGAAGCGTTCAGCTTTCCTCGGGACTTCGTTATGATTCCGAGACACTCCAGTTCTTCCTCAATGAGCCGACCGTCGATAAAATCGACATCCCCGGTGTTCCCTCGAATCTCTCGGATCAAGTGGTCCAAGCCGTGACCAAGGCCTCACAGCAATTTCTTCAGGACATCCCCGTCTACAAGTTGAATACCGAAGACTTCAAGATCGCTCTGGCTGCTGCCGTTCTCAAAGGATTTGAGATCCGCGACCAAGAGATCCAAGTCACCTTGGGACTCTAA
- a CDS encoding ATP-dependent Clp protease ATP-binding subunit: MEPMNNFTPRAQQVLALARKEADRFHHTYVGTEHLLLGLINLGQGVAVNVLQKLGLSLDTVRSAVEKQVGTGPETKPTGNIPYTPRVKQVLALANKEAKALNHSYVGTEHILLGLLREGDGVAARVLRSLDVDIERCRNEILIELDPNFSENPEAGAEAAGVGSNPQEERKEVKTPALKSFGRDLTEMAKKGELDPVIGREKEIRRVIQILCRRTKNNPVLIGEAGVGKTAIVEGLAQEISQGVVPEIILDKRVITLDLALMVAGTKYRGQFEERIKAVMDEIRKCGNVILFIDELHTIVGAGAAEGAMDASNIFKPALSRGELQCIGATTLAEYRKHIEKDSALDRRFQSVKVDPPSVEDSIQILKGIRSKYEEHHKVEFTDEALEIATKLSDRYITGRFLPDKAIDVIDESGSRARINSLERPPEIEEYTDRIDGVCTQKEEAISAQNFEDAARFRDEEKRLRKEREEKLEAWKKSREEQKITVSDDDILHVISDWTGIPLTRMEQQDSAKLLHLEQDLQSQVIGQDPATVAISRALRRSRADLKDPRRPIGSFMFLGPTGVGKTHLAKTLAESMFGSSDAIIQVDMSEYMEKFSVSRLIGSPPGYVGYEEGGQLTEAVRRRPYSVILLDEIEKAHPDVVQLLLQVLEEGRLTDSLGRRVDFRNTILIMTSNVGAEILQKNSSMGFGSEDTMADFDKARDRILDETKRLFKPEFLNRLNELIIFRPLDRTHMKGIVDLELKTVLDRLKDRGIFFTLTDAARDFLLEEGYDEKYGARPLRRAIERYIEDGLAEEILGGSIKPGEPIQIDKNPDRKELTFRQETSSSV; encoded by the coding sequence ATGGAGCCGATGAACAATTTTACGCCTCGCGCGCAGCAGGTCCTCGCTCTCGCCCGAAAGGAGGCCGACCGTTTTCACCACACCTACGTTGGTACCGAACACTTATTGCTCGGCCTGATCAACCTGGGTCAAGGCGTAGCGGTCAACGTCCTCCAGAAGCTCGGCTTGAGTTTGGATACCGTTCGCAGCGCTGTGGAAAAGCAGGTGGGTACAGGTCCCGAGACCAAGCCGACCGGCAACATCCCTTACACCCCCCGCGTGAAGCAGGTGCTGGCCCTGGCCAATAAAGAAGCCAAGGCCCTCAACCACAGCTATGTGGGGACCGAGCACATTCTGCTGGGTCTCTTGCGGGAGGGGGACGGAGTCGCCGCGCGCGTACTTCGCTCACTCGACGTCGACATCGAACGCTGCCGGAACGAAATCCTCATCGAGCTCGATCCGAACTTCAGCGAGAACCCGGAAGCGGGCGCCGAAGCAGCAGGGGTCGGCTCGAATCCACAGGAAGAGCGCAAGGAAGTGAAAACGCCGGCGCTCAAGTCCTTCGGTCGTGACCTTACGGAAATGGCGAAGAAAGGGGAACTCGATCCGGTCATTGGCCGCGAGAAGGAGATCCGTCGCGTCATTCAAATCCTCTGCCGGCGCACCAAGAACAACCCGGTCCTCATTGGAGAAGCCGGGGTGGGGAAGACGGCGATCGTCGAAGGCCTCGCCCAGGAAATTTCGCAGGGCGTGGTTCCGGAGATTATCCTCGATAAACGCGTGATCACCCTCGACCTCGCTTTGATGGTTGCGGGCACAAAATATCGCGGTCAGTTCGAGGAGCGGATCAAGGCAGTCATGGACGAAATCCGCAAGTGCGGGAACGTCATCCTCTTCATCGACGAGCTCCACACCATTGTCGGGGCCGGAGCCGCCGAAGGGGCCATGGATGCCTCGAACATCTTCAAGCCAGCCCTCAGCCGTGGCGAGTTGCAGTGCATCGGCGCGACGACGTTGGCCGAATACCGCAAGCACATTGAGAAGGATAGTGCACTCGATCGACGTTTCCAGTCGGTCAAGGTCGATCCTCCCTCGGTCGAAGATTCGATCCAGATCCTCAAGGGCATTCGTTCGAAATACGAAGAGCACCACAAGGTAGAGTTTACCGATGAAGCTCTCGAGATCGCGACCAAGCTCTCGGACCGCTACATCACCGGCCGTTTTCTCCCAGACAAGGCGATCGACGTGATCGACGAGTCGGGCTCGCGCGCCCGCATCAACTCACTGGAGCGTCCTCCGGAGATCGAGGAATACACGGACCGGATTGACGGCGTTTGCACCCAGAAGGAAGAGGCCATCAGCGCTCAGAACTTCGAGGATGCCGCCCGCTTCCGCGATGAGGAAAAACGCCTTCGCAAAGAACGGGAAGAGAAGCTCGAGGCCTGGAAAAAGAGCCGGGAAGAGCAGAAAATCACCGTCAGCGACGACGACATCCTTCATGTGATCTCCGACTGGACCGGCATCCCGCTGACCCGGATGGAGCAGCAGGACAGTGCCAAATTGCTCCACCTCGAGCAGGATCTGCAGTCTCAAGTCATTGGGCAGGATCCGGCCACGGTTGCAATCTCTCGGGCTTTGCGTCGTTCGCGTGCGGATCTCAAGGATCCTCGCCGCCCGATCGGTTCGTTCATGTTCCTCGGGCCGACAGGGGTGGGGAAGACTCACTTGGCCAAGACCTTGGCAGAATCGATGTTCGGCAGCTCAGATGCCATCATTCAGGTGGACATGTCCGAGTATATGGAGAAATTCTCCGTCTCGCGTCTCATCGGCTCGCCTCCCGGCTACGTCGGCTATGAAGAAGGTGGGCAGTTGACGGAAGCGGTTCGCCGCCGTCCGTATTCGGTCATCCTCCTCGACGAAATCGAGAAGGCGCATCCGGATGTGGTTCAGCTCCTCCTCCAAGTCCTGGAAGAAGGTCGCTTGACCGACAGCCTCGGTCGCCGGGTTGATTTCCGGAACACGATTCTCATCATGACTTCGAACGTCGGAGCTGAGATCCTCCAGAAGAATTCCTCCATGGGATTTGGTTCGGAAGACACCATGGCTGATTTCGACAAGGCTCGGGATCGGATTCTCGACGAGACCAAGAGGCTCTTTAAGCCAGAGTTCCTGAATCGTTTGAACGAGTTGATCATCTTCCGTCCACTCGACCGCACCCACATGAAGGGGATCGTCGATCTCGAATTGAAGACCGTGCTGGATCGCCTGAAGGACCGCGGCATCTTCTTCACGCTGACCGACGCCGCTCGCGACTTCCTCCTCGAGGAAGGGTATGACGAGAAATACGGCGCCCGCCCTCTCCGTCGCGCCATTGAGCGTTACATTGAGGATGGATTGGCCGAAGAGATCCTCGGCGGATCGATTAAGCCCGGCGAACCGATTCAGATCGACAAGAATCCAGACCGCAAGGAACTGACATTCCGTCAGGAAACCTCCTCTTCGGTCTAA